In Mangifera indica cultivar Alphonso chromosome 7, CATAS_Mindica_2.1, whole genome shotgun sequence, the genomic window ATGTGGCCTATTTGAAGCCttaaacattcatttatgtTAGCAGTATGttcattttctattaaaaaaaaaaaagctgaagtttctctttttctcattaACGGCACTTTTTAGGGGAATTTTTGTAGTTCGTAGGTTTCGGATGGACTAATTATTTGTTCTTGAGTTGCTAAGATTCAGAAGCATCAACTTTGCATCTTGATGAAAGCAAGATTTGAATGAATGCTAAATTACAGAATTTTGGCTGCTTTCAAACTCATTTAGGATTAATTAAGTGATGCATCCATGTTCCTATGATGTTTACAAGGAGTCCTtatctttcttattttctttgtaattttctGCAATTTGTATGACTATCATGAGCCATAATTCATTTAGTTTTGTAATGGTAAATCTGAAATCCAATTACTCTATCTTCCATGTAAAGATCCTCGTTTTCCCTATTTAGTGATTTTAGCTCTGTCATCATATGTCAAGACTCTTTACTCCCTTGACTGTTCACTAGGTCTTTGGTGATAGCACCAGTCTTTTTTTGTCATAGTGGAAATAATGACAATGTTTCACTGTGCATATGACTCTAGACTTGATCGGAAATGGTTTTACAAGTTCATTGTGTTGAACTTTCCTCTTACTGTTTCtccttttttccattttatttaagtgctgtttcattatttcttattaGACATATTATGCATGCTCTTGATGCCAAATGTCATACGCAGTTGAAGAATCCTTCCCATCCTGGTCTTGGCATACCAGTTGCTGTCAATTGTCTTGCAGCATTACTGAAGGAACCTCTTGTGAGATCTTCCTTTGTGCAAGCTGAGGGGTTGAAGCTGTTGACTCCATTAATTTCTCCTGCATCCACCCAGCAATCTATCCAGGTAAATTTGTCATATTCTGGGTTGCGTAATTGTTGATTTTTGAACACTGGAGTTGGTCTATTCCTGGTGCTGGCTGTAGCAGACTCACTGACGTTTGGAAATTTCCCATCATTTTCCTGAAATTTATTAGTTCTTGAACTGATAAATGAAGTGCTCGAGCTTCAATTTTATTGAGCACACATTATTTTAACCAGAAAGTTCTGTAACTGACAGTTTATTTGCTGTTACAGCTTCTTTATGAAACATGTCTCTGTGTTTGGTTGTTATCTTACTATGAGCCGGCAATTGAGTACTTGGCAACTACTAGAACTCTGCCACGACTAATTGAGGTTGTTAAGAGTTCCACAAAGGAGAAGGTGAGGCCTTGTTTTTGGCTGATTCATagtcattttgaatgaatttagcTATGCCTGcattactttaaaaaaacaagttattgAGATGGGAATTTCCAATTTTACTAGGTTGTCAGGGTGGTTGTCTTGACCCTTAGGAACTTGCTTCCCAAAGGTACTTTTGCTGCTCAGATGATAGACCTTGGGTTACCTCAAATTGTGCAAAGTTTGAAAGCACAAGCCTGGAGTGATGAGGTAAGAGAAATTACTGGCTCCATAATACCATTTACTATTATGGCTgatcatttaattattagttgATAGTTGAAGTATGATGAATGGAGATCGTGAAGCTGTAGACTAGTGATCAATACATAGCTATAATGACTGGATGggacttaaatttttaattttttgggactttttaaatgttatatggTAGAGATATTGTATGCTTctttcaaacaataatattcatatatatttttttattattcatgtttAAGAGTTTGCTTTATAGCTGGTGGAAGTTATGGTCTCCGGACTTGTCATACCCAACCCCTGTTTCAACTATACAGTCTCAATTTCAAATTGTTTTGTTCACAGATTTATTGCTATCTTGTTTCGGTGGCTTAACATGTTTTCCTCCTGATCTCAATAGCATTTGTCTTGGTTTTCCCCAGTTTTTTCTTGCACAAGTTAGATGTTAAGCTTTATTGCTATCTTGTTTCAGTGGCTTAACATGTTTTCCTCCTGATATCAATTAGCGTTTCTCTTGGCTTTCCCCAGTGTTTTCTTGCACAAGTTAAATCAATTTTGCCTTCCTTGTGTTTAATGTTTACTTGGACAACTTAACATTTATCATTTCTGTTTACCATCTTTGACAGTTtaagatatttattatatctgGTTAAACCTACTTTTTTGAATATCTGACAATGGTTTGCCTTCTTTAATTCTTATGTTTCCCACTCACTAGTGTTCTTGAAGCTGCAGCATTTTTGTTTGGGTTCTAAATATCCCAACTTTTTAAGCCTTGCTCTTTTTATAATAACTGTTTGTTGGAAGTCTTATTACTCTCTGGTATCTCTTTCTAAATGTGTTATATGTGAACTGACTCTCTGGTAATATCCTCCATATAATTGTGATACCAATCATTGATCTTacttgaaactttatttttaatatgaactTAATTAACTTGTGATTTTGTTGTCTCAACTTCAgttgttgaattttgtttacACTTTCCATCATGATGTATTCCCCTTACTCCTGTTTGTCTAATCACATCTCTGGATTTTTTATAGGATTTATTGGAAGCCCTGAATCAACTGGAGGAAGGTTTGAAGGATAACATTAAGAGGTTGAGTTCTTTTGATAAGTACAAGCAAGAAGTTCTCCTCGGTCATCTTGACTGGTCTCCTATGCACAAAGATCCATTATTCTGGCGTGATAACATTAATAACTTTGAAGAGAATGATTTCCAGGTAATTTTTCTGTCCTTACAGACATTTTCCTTACCTTAACCTGCTGACATTTTTACCATTCtgattgaaatttaaaagtgCTTAAGAATGCAGTTTTTGCAGTCggtaattattttgtttgaaaaaagataaagagactACTGATGATCATCTGTCTCAGATTCTAAGGGTTCTCATAACGATTTTGGATACATCCATGGATCCAAGAGCTCTTGCAGTAGCTTGCTTTGATCTCTCGCAATTCATCCAGCACCATCCGGCTGGGCGGGTCATAGTAACAGACCTCAAGGCAAAGGAACGGGTGATGAAATTGATGAACCATGAGAATGCAGAGGTTACCAAAAACTCCCTACTTTGCATTCAAAGGCTTTTCCTAGGTGCCAAGTACGCAAGCTTTTTGCAGGTTTAGTTCAATACCCATGGGTAAGATGgtttgttgttttatatcatCTATTATGGAAACAGTTGCAATGAATTGATTCTGCTATCAGCTCTTTAGGTCTTCATAATGATGTATCAGGGTGCTTATTTCCTAAGAAAGTTGAGCCatgatttgttaatttatttttggacgTTGACTTGTTGAAAAAAATGagtcaacttttttttttttggttgtaatAAGTGAGATTTTGAGCTGATTAAATAATGCTACCTTTCCAATAATATCTTAGTTTctctaaatatatatgttaaccTTTCccattttagttttcaaacttatgttttgtttgctgattcattttatttcaattcCTAAATTTTAGACTGAAGTTAAATAAACGATAATTTTGGCCTACtacagaaagaaaaaagtttttatgttataaaaaacgtttgatttatattataagaAAGTTGAAGGATATGAACCATGTAGATGTGACTTCGTTCATCCGAGTTGTAATAAGTTTGATTTACATCATGGGAATTTcgaaatattattagttataaaataaACCTCTTTAAGGTTTTATTGGAATTATTTTGGccaagacttattcccacccatagTTTACtgtaaacttaaattcatatttattaatttttgaaaacctaaatattcaattgtttgttagattttgttgttactgttaggggttaaattgtcatttaataaaaatatttaaaaaaattaaattaaattgtcatttaataaaaatatttaaaaaaattaaaaatttattacatttttaacCCAAGTTTAAAACTCTAACGAATTccttttacttaaaatttgaaaaatgaacattttttcttaaagttttttagttATATTACTAGCAGTCGAAAATGGTGACtattctcttctctctctctctcttggctTCTCTCTCACGGTTAACCACCAATATCGACTAGAATGGATGGCCTGAAGACCAACATTTCTTGAAATCTTTATCGACTTCTCTTTGTGACAAAGAATGATGAAGATTAGTGCGAAACATCGATCTTTGACGTCCTTCGTCTTCAAGAAATGTCGATTGGACGTTTTGTAAACTAGACACATGACCATGTGGTATGACACACATTACCATGTGCACACAGTGCAAATTCAATTTATGTTTCTAGCATTCTGACGACTGTTGGACGCATTGACTGGTGAGCGGTTAACAAGGACACGTGGACTTTTTGTGTATACTCTTAGCACAATCATGTGCGAGGGTAAAATGTTTGAAATACCTCTGCAAAGTGGCATCGCTGAGATGAGTTTTAGAAATGAAAGTGAAACATATATCTAAAAGAGGCACACACTCGTGTTAGTAAGAGTACACGCCTATGTGTATAGAAAATCAACATAGAGAAGATGCCATGATAAGGGATGATCGTATATGTGTTAACACAAAAGGGACATACCCTTGTGTGTTAAGAGACGCACACTCGTGTGTTTAAGGCcgaataataaaaaaggaaagggAATTAGGCTAAGGGTGCATGGGTCATCTCGAGAGCTAGTACAAAGATTCTCGATTATGTAGTAGTACCTTAGGCTTCAAAGAAATAAGTTTACTAGGGCACGAGGTATGTAATAAGGTGAAAGTTAAGATGAGCCTAGATTAGTTAAGActcgagatgcatgcatgctagacatcataAAATCCTTACGATGGGGCATCGTGagtacacatttttttttttccatagtAGGGCATGTTTGTAGTAGAACACTAGACCTACAAAAGGGTACTTACTTGCAGTAGATCTCATTTAAGATATAATTGGGTGCAGTGAGACAAAGAGACAACTTACATGACCAAGGTGCAAATCCTTGTATTCGATCTGATTTGATCATCCTAGTATATAGTTTCAGTTATAGTTTCTAGATATAGGTGCTTTCaccaaataaaatatagttataCCAGATAGGAATCCAAAGAGTGGTTTCTTAGTGACCGAGTAAGATATAGTTCGATTTGAGAGTTAAGACATATAGTCTAAATAATTCCTAGAGTTAGTATGAGCACAAAGATCTCACATAGGATCCACCAGCATCCTTATAGAGTTTAATGTCAACTCCAAAGGACAAATAATAAGGGTTTATATTAAGGGCATTTtggaatcaataaaaattaataatagtctcttacttattgagtgttttatcacttcCCTCCTTTTATGTGTGTAGGTACAGGTAATCTTGACGGCTGCTAGACGAACGGTGGTCGAAGGGCATAAAGTTGTGATGACACTTCCATCCTTTTAGTTTTCATaagcatttattttattatgagttTCCTTATGCAATTGACTACACattattgtttttcaattatACTTTGAGTTATGACATCTTTTGTACTCTTTCGACTTGGCTTCGACaagggtatttcaataattttataaagtttatcaaataaggttttattcaattattttatgagtttattacatgttttgaattaaatatatacttaaaatagtcaatttagtgaCGTTTCCCTCCGGAGGTAGTTTTTTTAGAGGAGGTGTTACAAATTGGTATCAGAACATGATTTTGGTATTCAAAGGATGTCTTAAAGTATATATGTAGTCAAATAAAGTAAGAATGTTAGTCCCTCAGGCCTCACTAACTGCATAGGGACTGAAACTAAAAACAACTAGACTGAAAACCCACAGAGGAGTTAGAGTGAGGAGGAAGTACCCCCAATTACCTAAGCAAGTTTAAATACTTAGGATGCTAGAGACATATTCATAGAGATGTTTAGGGAGCAGGGATGTACTCTAGCTCAAGTTAGTGAGTTAGCATAAGGACTGCCAATATAGGCTAAAGGTTTAGTTGAGGTGACTTTTGTACTAACAGTCATACTAGTAGTAGTCCCAACCAAGACT contains:
- the LOC123221755 gene encoding V-type proton ATPase subunit H isoform X2, whose protein sequence is MTTKLISGTGLQLLRRYDKKSESYRAQLLDDDGLSYVRVFVSILRDIFKEETVEYVLALIDEMLTANPKRARLFHNSSLADEDTYEPFLRLLWKGNWFIQEKSCKILALIVSARPKSQDGPVSNGEASNSKRKSTTFEDVLKGLVEWLCVQLKNPSHPGLGIPVAVNCLAALLKEPLVRSSFVQAEGLKLLTPLISPASTQQSIQLLYETCLCVWLLSYYEPAIEYLATTRTLPRLIEVVKSSTKEKVVRVVVLTLRNLLPKGTFAAQMIDLGLPQIVQSLKAQAWSDEDLLEALNQLEEGLKDNIKRLSSFDKYKQEVLLGHLDWSPMHKDPLFWRDNINNFEENDFQILRVLITILDTSMDPRALAVACFDLSQFIQHHPAGRVIVTDLKAKERVMKLMNHENAEVTKNSLLCIQRLFLGAKYASFLQV
- the LOC123221755 gene encoding V-type proton ATPase subunit H isoform X1, with the translated sequence MEPAELTTEQVLRRDIPWETYMTTKLISGTGLQLLRRYDKKSESYRAQLLDDDGLSYVRVFVSILRDIFKEETVEYVLALIDEMLTANPKRARLFHNSSLADEDTYEPFLRLLWKGNWFIQEKSCKILALIVSARPKSQDGPVSNGEASNSKRKSTTFEDVLKGLVEWLCVQLKNPSHPGLGIPVAVNCLAALLKEPLVRSSFVQAEGLKLLTPLISPASTQQSIQLLYETCLCVWLLSYYEPAIEYLATTRTLPRLIEVVKSSTKEKVVRVVVLTLRNLLPKGTFAAQMIDLGLPQIVQSLKAQAWSDEDLLEALNQLEEGLKDNIKRLSSFDKYKQEVLLGHLDWSPMHKDPLFWRDNINNFEENDFQILRVLITILDTSMDPRALAVACFDLSQFIQHHPAGRVIVTDLKAKERVMKLMNHENAEVTKNSLLCIQRLFLGAKYASFLQV